ACTATATTGTTGCGCACAAAGGATTTATGAGCAGTCATCTGAATTTAATGAAGATCCCGAAACAGAGTTCAAGCGCATTCTGATTCACGGATTACTGCATCTTTGCGGTTATGATGATCAGTCAGCCGAATCAAAAGAAAAAATGAGCGTTAAAGAGAATTTTTACCTGGAAAAGGTCTGACTTTGCCTTACCCCTCCTAGAAAGGTTCTGTCGCAATTCTTTTGAGTTATTTAGATTGCGCTAGTAATCAATCCAACCTAATTGCAATTCTTTCGTAAGAGAACTGTATTTTCGAATAGATTATTCTACATTAGGCATATGAACGAGGAATCCTTGCAAAAAGAAGAACAGACCAATTCTGCCCTGGAGGTTGCAAAAGAGAAAACCAGGGATCATGCCAAGGCCTTATGGCAGATCATCAGCAAACACAGCAACTCTAATCGTTTTTCTGAAGAAACCAAGGTAAAACCGGCTTCCCCGGAGACTTTTACATTTAAGAGCAGGGGCTTTCTTAGCGTACTCTCCATCATCCCCTATTTTCTAGCACTGCTCTTCATTACATCTTTTTTCTGGGATTTTAACGGAATGTACTGGGAGGCTTATGGTTATACACTATCCTTCGAAGGGTTGCTTAAAATTCTAAGTGTTAGCGGACTGATTGGCTTTCTGACCAACTGGCTGGCTATAACCATGTTATTTAAGCCGGCGCAAAAAAGACCGCTCCTGGGACATGGATTAATACCGGCGCAAAAAGATCGCATAGCCTTTCGCATGGCGCAGGCAGTTTCTGAGGATCTTATAAATCCTGAAATCATCAAGCAGAAAATCAATGAGTCAGGTATCATTGGGCAGTACCGGGAACAAGGAACCAGATACATTAAGGGAATTATCGATGATCCTGAGTTTCGGTACGATTTAAAACGTTGGGTAGTTCAGTATGTGGATGAAATGATAGCAGACCCTGAGATTCGGGGTGCCCTTGCGGAAAAAATTATCCTGGAAATTGAAGAATCC
This is a stretch of genomic DNA from Halalkalibaculum roseum. It encodes these proteins:
- a CDS encoding DUF445 domain-containing protein, which produces MNEESLQKEEQTNSALEVAKEKTRDHAKALWQIISKHSNSNRFSEETKVKPASPETFTFKSRGFLSVLSIIPYFLALLFITSFFWDFNGMYWEAYGYTLSFEGLLKILSVSGLIGFLTNWLAITMLFKPAQKRPLLGHGLIPAQKDRIAFRMAQAVSEDLINPEIIKQKINESGIIGQYREQGTRYIKGIIDDPEFRYDLKRWVVQYVDEMIADPEIRGALAEKIILEIEESIEEKSFEKVALKAYSYIKGQEMQHIIEEALARVPTSVESGLNKMDSLLDQLPAKLDKHSEAIENIVTNLLHKLINQLDVHALVEDNLRGYDEQHISNIIKNATNEQLHYIQYLGAVLGMIGGLVIWEPILSSVFLGIMTMMVLVVDTLLLRVQH